From a region of the Stenotrophomonas sp. BIO128-Bstrain genome:
- a CDS encoding FKBP-type peptidyl-prolyl cis-trans isomerase — translation MKLRSIAVAVAALALTGNAFAQDTSSEKGKLSYYFGYDYGNNLAELTARGEQLDINSVVKGLQDAYAKKQPSITAEQLKPAVEAFQKREQGRAQAAKAEYDKAAAENKTKSTQFLAANKAKAGVQSLPSGVQYRVIEAGKGAKPTPASTVQLEVAGPYPFGTRPAEARPAQQIPGIKVSEVEMKAMREALLQMPAGSKWEVTLSPDQAYGADPRTPFPPNVAVQFEIKLVSVK, via the coding sequence ATGAAGTTGCGTTCTATCGCGGTCGCCGTCGCGGCCCTGGCCCTGACGGGCAATGCCTTCGCCCAGGACACCTCGTCCGAAAAGGGCAAGCTGAGCTATTACTTCGGTTACGACTACGGCAACAACCTGGCTGAACTCACCGCGCGCGGCGAGCAGCTGGACATCAACTCGGTGGTGAAGGGCCTGCAGGATGCCTACGCCAAGAAGCAGCCGTCGATCACGGCCGAGCAGTTGAAGCCCGCCGTCGAAGCCTTCCAGAAGCGTGAGCAGGGTCGTGCGCAGGCCGCCAAGGCCGAGTACGACAAGGCTGCCGCCGAAAACAAGACCAAGAGCACCCAGTTCCTGGCCGCCAACAAGGCCAAGGCCGGCGTGCAGTCGCTTCCGAGCGGCGTGCAGTACCGCGTGATCGAAGCCGGCAAGGGCGCCAAGCCGACCCCGGCCAGCACCGTGCAGCTGGAAGTGGCCGGTCCGTACCCGTTCGGCACCCGTCCGGCTGAAGCGCGTCCGGCCCAGCAGATCCCGGGCATCAAGGTCAGCGAAGTCGAAATGAAGGCCATGCGTGAAGCCCTGCTGCAGATGCCGGCCGGCTCCAAGTGGGAAGTGACGCTGTCGCCGGATCAGGCCTATGGTGCCGATCCGCGCACGCCGTTCCCGCCGAACGTCGCGGTGCAGTTCGAAATCAAGC
- a CDS encoding enoyl-CoA hydratase-related protein gives MADALISIMDDAAVRTVTVNRPDKLNALNRATLEALDSAFAEAAADPSVRVVVLTGAGPKAFVAGADIAEMNRLSAVQGRDFSLLGQRLMRRIERMPKPVIGKINGFALGGGLELAMACHLRVASETAKVGQPEINLGLMPGFGGSQRLLRLCGRAAALELCLLGTPITAARAAQLGIVNEVVPAAELDARVQALASQLASAAPLALRGILDAIHIGGECSLGEGLEYESAQFGLMFATEDMREGTSAFLARRPPVFQNR, from the coding sequence GTGGCCGACGCCCTTATCTCGATTATGGACGATGCCGCCGTGCGCACTGTGACGGTCAACCGCCCGGACAAACTCAATGCGCTCAACCGGGCGACCCTGGAAGCCCTTGATAGCGCATTCGCTGAAGCGGCGGCCGACCCCTCCGTGCGCGTGGTGGTGCTGACCGGCGCAGGTCCCAAGGCCTTCGTGGCCGGGGCGGACATCGCCGAAATGAACAGACTCAGCGCGGTTCAGGGTCGTGATTTCTCCTTGCTGGGCCAGCGCTTGATGCGCCGCATCGAGCGCATGCCCAAGCCGGTGATCGGCAAGATCAACGGTTTTGCGCTGGGCGGCGGGCTGGAACTGGCCATGGCCTGCCACCTGCGGGTGGCCTCCGAGACCGCCAAGGTGGGGCAACCGGAGATCAATCTGGGCCTGATGCCCGGCTTTGGCGGCAGCCAGCGGCTGCTGCGCCTGTGCGGCCGCGCCGCTGCGCTGGAGCTGTGCCTGCTGGGCACCCCGATCACTGCCGCGCGTGCCGCGCAGTTGGGCATCGTCAATGAGGTGGTCCCGGCTGCGGAGCTGGATGCCCGCGTCCAGGCACTGGCGTCACAATTGGCCTCGGCCGCGCCTCTCGCGCTGCGCGGCATCCTCGATGCGATCCATATCGGCGGCGAGTGTTCGCTCGGCGAGGGCCTGGAATATGAGAGCGCGCAGTTCGGGCTGATGTTCGCCACCGAGGACATGCGCGAAGGCACCAGCGCGTTCCTGGCGCGCCGGCCGCCGGTGTTCCAGAACCGCTGA
- the nth gene encoding endonuclease III: MATMKKTAARTARMPKADVIEMFTRLRELNPHPKTELEYSSPFELLVAVTLSAQATDVGVNKATRKLFPVANTPQAILALGEDGLKQYIATIGLYNAKAKNVIAACAMLVNQHGGEVPRDRAALEALPGVGRKTANVVLNTAFGEPVMAVDTHIFRVSNRTGLAPGKDVRAVEDLLVKVIPAEFLLDAHHWLILHGRYVCKARKPDCPQCVIRDLCRFKEKTAA, translated from the coding sequence ATGGCCACGATGAAGAAAACCGCCGCACGCACCGCGCGCATGCCCAAGGCCGACGTGATCGAAATGTTCACGCGCCTGCGCGAGCTCAACCCGCACCCCAAGACCGAACTGGAGTACAGCTCTCCGTTCGAGCTGCTGGTGGCGGTCACGTTGTCCGCGCAGGCCACCGACGTGGGCGTCAACAAGGCCACGCGCAAACTGTTCCCGGTCGCCAATACTCCGCAGGCGATCCTTGCGCTGGGTGAAGACGGCTTGAAGCAGTACATCGCCACCATCGGCCTGTACAACGCCAAAGCGAAGAACGTGATTGCCGCCTGCGCCATGCTGGTCAACCAGCACGGCGGCGAGGTGCCGCGTGATCGTGCGGCACTCGAGGCGTTGCCCGGTGTCGGCCGCAAGACCGCCAACGTGGTGCTCAACACCGCCTTCGGCGAGCCGGTGATGGCGGTGGACACCCACATCTTCCGCGTGTCCAATCGCACCGGCCTGGCACCGGGCAAGGATGTGCGCGCGGTGGAGGATCTGCTGGTCAAGGTGATTCCCGCCGAGTTCCTGCTCGATGCGCACCACTGGCTGATCCTGCACGGCCGCTATGTGTGCAAGGCACGCAAGCCGGACTGCCCGCAATGCGTGATCCGCGACCTGTGCCGGTTCAAGGAAAAAACCGCCGCCTGA
- a CDS encoding OprO/OprP family phosphate-selective porin, which produces MKLHRQLLTAAVAAALFVPAAHAEVAIDVIGGSEITFEGLVQADGNWFDNDVTDLNGGDAGNGKNSEFELRRAELVLKGKGPGNVEWVVGYDAKADKFLDTNLKYKLAGNANHFVQFGQFKQPNSLEELSSTKNNDFISKAAVTNTYAVARRLGGAYSIGDNNWSVTASAFGRELTRNLAHGSGYGARGTWAPINDKGQVLHFGLSYVDYDTDADTLRVRARPNADLATARLVDSGNLVDTDRVSTIGAEAMYIGGPFKAQAEYYTSKAKRYSHDNYSSDGYYVSGLWNISGETWGYKGGTPTTGLPDEPGRGMWQLGARYDHMDLNDGNLNANPVAGRPPIVDGVLGGKMDIWTVGVNYYWRSNTKFALNYVMVDSKKYSSTARTFVNDDPNILEARLQFFW; this is translated from the coding sequence ATGAAACTGCATCGCCAACTTCTTACTGCGGCCGTGGCGGCTGCGCTGTTCGTTCCGGCCGCTCACGCTGAAGTGGCCATCGATGTGATCGGCGGTTCGGAAATCACGTTCGAGGGCCTGGTCCAGGCCGACGGCAACTGGTTCGACAACGATGTGACCGACCTCAACGGCGGTGATGCCGGCAACGGCAAGAACAGCGAATTCGAGCTGCGCCGCGCCGAGCTGGTGCTCAAGGGCAAGGGCCCGGGCAACGTGGAATGGGTGGTGGGCTACGACGCCAAGGCCGACAAGTTCCTGGACACCAACCTGAAGTACAAGCTGGCCGGCAACGCCAACCACTTCGTGCAGTTCGGCCAGTTCAAGCAGCCCAACAGCCTGGAAGAACTCTCCAGCACCAAGAACAACGACTTCATCTCCAAGGCCGCGGTCACCAACACCTACGCCGTGGCCCGCCGCCTGGGTGGCGCCTACAGCATCGGTGACAACAACTGGTCCGTCACCGCCAGCGCCTTCGGCCGCGAGCTGACCCGCAACCTGGCCCACGGCAGCGGCTACGGCGCGCGTGGTACCTGGGCCCCGATCAATGACAAGGGCCAGGTCCTGCACTTCGGCCTGAGCTATGTGGACTACGACACCGACGCCGACACCCTGCGCGTGCGCGCCCGTCCGAACGCCGACCTGGCCACCGCGCGCCTGGTCGACAGCGGCAACCTGGTCGATACCGACCGCGTCAGCACGATCGGTGCCGAAGCGATGTACATCGGTGGCCCGTTCAAGGCCCAGGCCGAGTACTACACCAGCAAGGCCAAGCGTTACTCGCACGACAACTACAGCAGCGACGGCTACTACGTCAGCGGCCTGTGGAACATCAGCGGCGAGACCTGGGGCTACAAGGGCGGTACCCCGACCACCGGCCTGCCGGACGAACCGGGCCGCGGCATGTGGCAGCTGGGTGCGCGTTACGACCACATGGATCTCAACGACGGCAACCTGAACGCGAATCCGGTGGCCGGCCGCCCGCCGATCGTCGATGGCGTGCTCGGCGGCAAGATGGACATCTGGACCGTGGGCGTGAACTACTACTGGCGCTCCAACACCAAGTTCGCGCTGAACTACGTGATGGTGGACAGCAAGAAGTACAGCTCCACCGCCCGTACGTTCGTCAACGACGATCCGAACATCCTCGAAGCGCGCCTGCAGTTCTTCTGGTAA
- the pstS gene encoding phosphate ABC transporter substrate-binding protein PstS, producing the protein MIHAFKSRAAVAVLAASSVFAANAADVTGAGASFIYPVMSKWSADYSTATGKKVNYQSIGSGGGIAQIKAATVDFGSSDAPLKPEELAAAGLAQFPSVIGGVVPVINVAGIAPGALKLDGPTLGNIFLGKIKTWNDPAIAALNPGVKLPDGKITVVHRSDGSGTTFNFVNYLSKVNPEWKTKVGEGTSVQWPVGIGGKGNEGVAAYVKQIKGGIGYVELSYALQNKMSYAAMKNASGKIVLPSDTSFAAAAASADWASSKDFYLVMTNAPGADAWPITATNFILVRKQPKNVANAKATQEFFRWIYKSGDAQAKQLDYVPLPDTLVKQIETYWSQNLKY; encoded by the coding sequence GTGATCCACGCCTTCAAATCGCGCGCCGCTGTTGCCGTCCTCGCCGCGTCGTCCGTGTTCGCCGCCAACGCCGCCGATGTGACCGGCGCGGGCGCCTCGTTCATCTACCCGGTCATGTCCAAGTGGTCGGCCGACTACAGCACCGCGACCGGCAAGAAGGTCAACTACCAGTCCATCGGTTCCGGTGGTGGTATCGCCCAGATCAAGGCCGCGACCGTTGATTTCGGCTCCTCCGATGCCCCGCTGAAGCCAGAAGAACTGGCGGCGGCCGGCCTGGCCCAGTTCCCGTCGGTGATCGGCGGCGTGGTCCCGGTGATCAACGTGGCCGGCATCGCCCCGGGCGCGCTGAAGCTCGACGGCCCGACCCTGGGCAACATCTTCCTGGGCAAGATCAAGACCTGGAACGACCCGGCGATCGCCGCGCTGAACCCGGGCGTCAAGCTGCCGGACGGCAAGATCACCGTCGTGCACCGCTCGGACGGTTCGGGCACCACCTTCAACTTCGTCAACTACCTCTCCAAGGTCAACCCGGAGTGGAAGACCAAGGTCGGTGAAGGCACCTCGGTCCAGTGGCCGGTCGGCATCGGTGGCAAGGGCAACGAAGGTGTTGCCGCCTATGTGAAGCAGATCAAGGGCGGCATCGGCTACGTCGAACTGTCCTACGCGCTGCAGAACAAGATGTCCTATGCCGCGATGAAGAACGCCTCGGGCAAGATCGTGCTGCCGAGCGACACCTCCTTCGCCGCCGCTGCCGCCAGCGCCGACTGGGCCAGTTCGAAGGATTTCTACCTGGTCATGACCAACGCCCCGGGCGCCGATGCGTGGCCGATCACCGCCACCAACTTCATCCTCGTCCGCAAGCAGCCCAAGAACGTCGCCAACGCCAAGGCCACCCAGGAGTTCTTCCGCTGGATCTACAAGAGCGGCGATGCGCAGGCCAAGCAGCTCGACTACGTTCCGCTGCCGGACACCCTGGTCAAGCAGATCGAGACCTACTGGTCGCAGAACCTGAAGTATTGA